GCTCCGTTTCGTTCACCACAAAGGCAGAAGAAAACAGGAGGATCAGGCCCACGATGACCAGAATGACTAAGCCGCCGAAGATCTTGTATTTTGGGCTATTCATTATTTCTTCCCCTCCTTTTTCTCCTCTTCCTTGGTAAACTGAAACAGGGGCAAAATCCCAGTGGTTTTCTCGTCGGTGATTAATTTCCTTCCGACTTTGGGGAGGATTTCACTCATCGTTTCCAGGTAAATTCTCTGACGGGTTACGTCCGGGGCTTTGGAATATTCTTTGAAGACCGCTCTAAACTTGTGGGCCTCCCCACGGGCTTGGTTGACCCGCTCGATGGCATACCCTTTCGCTTCCTCAATCGTTCTCGCCGCGGTTCCGCGGGCTTTGGGGATCACTTGGTTGTATTCCGACCGGGCCTGGTTGATCATTTTCTCGCGCTCCTGCTGCGCCTCGTTCACCTCATTGAAAGCCGGTTTGACCGAATCGGGAGGATTGACATCCTGCAGGACGACCTGATCCACTTTGATGCCGGTTTCGTATTGGTCACACAGTTCCTGTAATTTTGCGCTGACGGTAGCGGCGATTTCGACCCGGCCGACCGTCAACACTTCGTTGACCGAACGATCGCCGACCACTTCGCGCATCAAAGCTTCATTCATATCCCGGAAAGTCAGGGTGGTACTGCGCACCTTGAATAAAAATTTGTATGGATCGGCGATCCGATACTGAACAATCCATTCCACTTCGCTGGCGTTCA
The Deltaproteobacteria bacterium genome window above contains:
- the hflK gene encoding FtsH protease activity modulator HflK, coding for MSQGLPVDFSKFQLPDIEGRTIRWIVVGILIFILGFSSFFTVNPEEVGVILRFGKYTRTANPGMNFKLPFGIEEVTKVPVERQLKVEFGFRTEAQRDRSKISTRAYQQESLMLTGDLNASEVEWIVQYRIADPYKFLFKVRSTTLTFRDMNEALMREVVGDRSVNEVLTVGRVEIAATVSAKLQELCDQYETGIKVDQVVLQDVNPPDSVKPAFNEVNEAQQEREKMINQARSEYNQVIPKARGTAARTIEEAKGYAIERVNQARGEAHKFRAVFKEYSKAPDVTRQRIYLETMSEILPKVGRKLITDEKTTGILPLFQFTKEEEKKEGKK